The Urbifossiella limnaea nucleotide sequence TCCTCCGCGCGGCTCAGAGGCGGCACCCCACCGACTACTCCATCAACGCCAGCCTGGGCTGGAGCCTCAGATCCCTCAAGTCCCCGGCGTGGGACGACGCGATCGCCTTCCGCCGAATCGCCGTGGCCGTCCGCCCCCACAGCCCTACGGCCAACTGGTACCTCGGCCACGCCCTGCACACGGTGGGAAAGCTGGACGAGGCGATGGCCTACTACCAGACGGTCGTTGAACTCGACCCGGATCATGCCCCCGCCCACTTCAGCCTCGCCAACATCCTGCGCCTGCGGGGACGGTGCGGGCAAGCGATCGTCCACTTCCGGAGGTCTGCCGAGCTCCTCCCCGCGGACCCGAACCCCCTGAACGGGCTGGCCTGGGAACTCGCCACGTGCGTCGAGACCACGCACCGCGACCCTGCCCAGGCCGTGGACCTGGCCAGGCAGGTAGTAGCGCTGTCGGTCAAGCAACACGACGATCGGGACAAGTCCGGCCGCGACCGGCTCGGCAACTACTGGAACACGCTCGGGGTCGCGCACTATTACGCCGGCAATCCGGACGAGGCGGTCGTCGCCCTCCACACGTCCTTGCGCCTGGCGAGCTGCGACGACGAACGGTACGTCTGCGAGGACTGGTTCTTCCTTGCCATGGCGAGTTGGAAGCTGGGCCGGACAGAGGCGGCCCGCGAGTGGTACGACCGGGCCGCGGGCTGGATGGTAAAGAAGAAGCCGAGGGAGGAGGAGATCCAGCGCTTCCGGGCCGAGGCAGCCGCACTCTTGGGAGTCGAAGTGAAAGAGTGAACCGCCTGCCCTGCGGCACCCACAGTCACTTCTTACTCGACTCCTTGACGAACCTAACGGTCTGCTCCGGCGCCGGGAGCCGCACCCCTGTCGGGCACGTCGACGGTCACGTGAGAGCAGGACTTTGAGAAGTGCCGCCAGTACCCTGCCGTCTGGTGGGGCCTCGCGATGGCACGTAGCCCGCATCTTGGACGGGGAGTAGTTGCAAGGCACGATGCCCCTGGGTACAGCTGCAACACCGACACGGGTCGCATGCATCACACGATGCGCGATCGGTCCGACACGCCGAGGGTGGTTCTCGTTCGGGGCTGGCCTTCTCGCCACGGTCCTGCACGACGCACGACCCTTCTGGCCCTCGCGATAGCAGGACCACGCGGACGGAGTGGGCGTACGGCGGGCGCGATAGCCGCACCCCACCCCGCCCGGACCCGGGCGGCGAGATCGACGAAGCCGACGAGAACCGCACCCGCCGGGTGACCGCGATGTCCCATCCCGCCGAGCCGGCCCGGCACGCCCCCTTCCGCCTCACCCCACTGCCTCCACCGCACCACGCACGACCCTTCCGACCGTCGGGCGGTGCCTACGACTCGACTTGGGCGAGGGTCGTGCAGCGTCGTGCAGCGTCTGGCGTACCGACATCACGAATGGTGGTCGCACGGGCCATCGCGACGCCACTCGACGTACGACCCGTCCGACCCTCGGACGCATCGTGCCCGACGGGCGGCCGGTTCCGTCCCTCCGCACGCGGCAGCTTATTCGAGCCGGCCCCGAACCCCGGTGCCGAGGGTCGGAAGCGTCGTGCGTCGTGCGAGGTCGGGCCCCCGCGGTCACCCCACAGCGGTCGGCGGCCCCGCTGACGGCTAACAAGAACCCCGGCCGGTCGAGCTGACCGGCCGGGGATCTCTGCTACCGGGCCAACCGGCCGGAGCGTCTGATGCTCCCGCCCCACACCCCCAGCCCCGGCAGCCCGAGCAGGAACGCCACGAACGCCCACCACGACTGGAACGCCAGCCCCAGGAACCCGGCCAGGACCGCCGCCCCCGTCGCGTGCAACTGGTTCAGCTTCCGACGCGCACCCATCACCCACCTCCCTCCGGTTCCGATTGTCGAATATGGCCCGTCACCGCGGCCGCGGCTTGCGGCACGCACCCAGCAGCGCTGGCGGTGGCGGCCCGCCCGGCCCGTCACCGTCCGCCGCCTTCAGCCCGCGGGACCGCCGCTGGACCTCGGCCGCGGCCCCATCAAGCCCGTCCGCTGACCACGCCGCGGCCAGCCGGTCGAGGCCGCCGGCCCGGCCGGCGGCGCCGGCCAGGCATTCGGCCTCCAGCTCCTGCACCGCGCCCGGGCGGCCAGGAGCACCTTGACCCGGTCCACCAAGGGACCCAGGATCGTCGCGAACATCCCCCACCCCCTCTCGTGTTGACGCTCCTGGTCACGCGGGGCCGTCGTGGAACGCTGCCCACTTCTGGGCCAGCTCACGGCGGAGCTGGCTGACGCGGGCCGGGGTGACGCCGAGCCGGGCCGCGGCCGCCCCCGTCCCCCACCCCGCCGCCAACAGGTCCAGCGCGGCCTGAGTTGTGGGCGTCAGTTCCTCGCGGAACCGGGGGAAGTCGACGCGGAAGGCGGCCTGGTCCGGGACCTTCATCCGCGGATCGGCCGCCACCAGCTCCGCCGCTACGACCTCTCCCGGACGCTGGCGCCGACCCGGCACGCGGTCCCCGAGCCGCTCAACTCGCAACCGGCCGCGGAGCCGGGCGAGCGGCGAGAGGGCGTCGCGGAGCTTCTCGATCCGCACACGCGACTGCCGCCCAGCGCCGCCTGGGCCGAGCGTCGGGCGATGGTCGTGACGAACGCCCCCGGGTCCTTCCCCCGCCGGTGGAGGGCGACGTAGCACCGCCAGTCGAGGGCTACGGCCTCGGCCGCCAGTTCCTCGCGAGCGTCCGGGCACGGCACCCGGCGGGTCGCGAACCGGGCGACCGCCTGAACTCGCGGCAATGCTGCGGCGAACGCCTCCTCGGCCGCTGGCCCGGGTCGGGCCGCGGACAGCGTGACGCACATGGTCTGTCTCCGACGCGTGACATCTGGGCCGGTCGGCGACGTGGCGGCCGGCGGGGCCGGATGCTCCTCGTCCCCGGAGATGCTGACAGCCGGATGGCCGAGATTCAGACGCCAGCGGGTTCACGGCCGTAACACGGTCGTGGGACGGAGGCCCTGAGAGGAAATGGCGGCGATCTACCAGCGGGTCCGCGTCGGGTCCCGACCCGACGCCGCGGTGCGGCTCAAGCCAATCGCGGACCGCCAGCTCCGGCGACGCGGTGGCTCGCGTCGCGGACGCGAGTGGTGCCGGCCGGCACCAGATGCGCGACTGCGATCTCGGGCAGCCCCTGCGGCTGCTCGTGGCGTGGTTCAAGGAGCGCGGCTGCCACGGGCTGTTAGGATTGATGCAGACCCACGCCCTCGACCGCGCGAGCGTGGCAGCCGCCAAGGACGAGGCGATCCTCGAGGCCGACGACGTGCTCCTCGTACTCCCGGCGGACGCCGTGCGACAGAACACCCCGCCGCCCACGCGGACTCTGCTCGAGTCCGCCACGGTGCGCGACGAGGAGACTCTCAACAAGTGCACCCGAAATCGTTGGCGCCCGGCCGAAGAGCTACGGCATCCCGTAACCGGCGAAGGCGAACGGCGACCGCCGATGCCGCGACGTGTAAACGGGGCAGTTGCTCCAGGTCCCACGGCGGTTCGCCGTGGAGGTGGGACTGGCGGAGTGACCCCCTACCCGGGGGTCGTACCGATCGCCACCGTCGTCCACGCCGGTGTCATGACCCGGACGATCCGGAACCGGGTGACGGCGGGCGAAAACCTTGAAACCCTTGCTCGTGCGGCGCCCTGTTCGCGGCGTCAGGGACGATCGGGGCAACCCCCGGGTATGGGGGACCGTGACGATGCGGTACGACGTGGTCGCGCTCCTGAAGGTGGTCGGACAACCCCGCTCCGGACGTACAGCCGGACGACCTGACCGCCGAGTGGCAGGACGCGTACCGGGTGCGCCGCCGTCCGCGAGGTGTGCGGCGGGCTGCCCGGCGAACTCGCCGCGCACGACGCCTTGCTCGACACGCTCGAACTGATGACGTCGTTGGAGTAGTGCTCGACTGACCGACACGACGGAGCCCCGGCCACGGGCCATACCTTCGCTCCGATCCACTCTCGCATCCGCCGCTGCTCCTTTCCGCCGCGCTTCGGGTCCACGCGACACGGCCGTCGTCGCCGGCCGACGCTTGAACGGTCCGGGGCGTTCGGGTACAAGTGGACGTGGCCGCCAGCCCCGCCGCCGACCCCCGCCGGCCCACCCCTCCCGCCCGCGAGCGCCCCGTGCTCACCCTTCACTCCCGCCGCGATGACTGCCGCTGCGGCACCATCCCGCGCCGCGCGTTCCTCACCGCCGGCGGGCTGTGCGTCGGCGGGTTCACGTTCGCCGACCTGCTCCGCGCCCGGGCCGCGGCGGGCGAGCCGCCGACCCGCGGGAAGGCGGTCATCATGGTCTACCTCAACGGCGGGCCGTCCCACCTCGACATGTACGACCTGAAGCCGGACGCGCCGGTCGAGTACCGCGGCGAGTTCCGCCCGGTCCGCACGAACGTCGTCGGGCTCGACGTGTGCGAGCACCTGCCGCTCCACGCGACGATCGCCGACAAGTTCACCGTCGTCCGCAACATGCGCTTCCAGCAGGAGGGGCACACCGGGCCGGAGCTGTACACCGGCTACCTGCGCGGCAACCACCCGTCGATCGGGTCGGTCGTCAGCCGCGTCCGCGCCGACGCCGGCGTGCGCGCGCCGCTGCCGCCCTACGTGTACCTCGGCGACGTCAACCACGTCGGCGGGCCGGGGTTCCTCGGCAAGGCGCACGAGGCGTACACCCCCGGCGAGAAGGCCGCCAACCTCGGCCGGTCGCGGGCCGTCACCCTCGACCAGCTCGACGACCGCCGCTCGCTCCTCGCCGCCTTCGACCGCACCCGCCGCGACCTGGACGATCGCCGCGGCGGCCGCGCCGGGATGGACGCGTTCACCGCCCAGGCGCTCGACATGATGACGACCAACGCCGCCCGCGACGCCTTCGACCTGGCGCGGGAGCCGGCCCGCGTCCGCGAGAAGTACGGCAAGGGGACCGAGTACCTCCTCGCCCGCCGGCTCGTCGAGGCCGGGGTGCCGGTGGTGTCGATCACGCCGCAGAACCACGGCGTGCCGGCGACGTGCAACGGCCAGTGGGACCACCACGACCACGTCTTCGCGTGCCTGAAGGCGGTGCTGCCGCAGTACGACCGGTCGGTCCACGCGCTGCTGACCGACCTGCACGACCGCGGGCTGGCCGACGACGTGGCGGTGGTGATCTGGGGCGAGATGGGCCGCACCCCGCGGGTGGGGACGCAGCGCGGCACGACCGGCGGCCGCGACCACTGGCCGCAGGCGGGATTCGCGGTGGTGGCCGGCGGCGGGTTCGCGACGGGGCAGGTCGTCGGCGCGACGACCGCCCGCGGCGAGCGCCCGGAGGGCCGGCCGTACACGCCGCAGAACGTCCTGGCGACGCTGTACCGCCACCTCGGCATCGACCCGGCGACGACGACACTCCCCGACCACACCGGCCGCCCCGTCTACCTCCTCGACGACCCGCGGCCGGTGACCGAACTGGTGTGACCCGTTCGGCGGCAGAGTAGCCCCGGAGTACCCGCGATGCTCCGCATCCTCGGCAGTTCGAAGCGGACCTGCGACGGGATCACCCGGCGCGACCTGCTCCGCGCCGGCCCGCTCTCACTCCTCACCGGGGGGGCACACACCCCGCCCGCCGCCGGCACGCCGAGCGGGGGTAAGGCGAAGAACGTCATCCTGCTGTACCTGTTCGGCGGGCCGAGCCAGCTCGACACGTTCGACCCGAAGCCCGACGCCCCGGCCGAGGTGCGCGGCGACGTGAAGTCGATCCGCACGACCGTGCCCGGGATCGACATCTGCGAGCACCTGCCGCGCGTCGCGACGGTGATGGACCGCGTCACCCTCATCCGGTCGCTCAACCACCCGTGGAACTTCCACGGGATGCAGTACGCGACCACCGGCCTGCCGCAGGGCACCATCCCCATCGAGGAGACGCAGTTGCACCCCGAGCAGTGGCCGTTCATCGGCTCGGTGGTCTCGTTCCTCGACCACCAGCGGAGCGGAGCGAAGCCGCGGGGCCGGGTGCCCGACAACGTGGTCCTGCCGTGGCTCCTCAGCTCGAAGCGGACCATGCCGCCCTACGGGCGGCTGCACGCGGCGTACCTCGGCGGCGAGTTCGACCCGATCTGGGGCGAGTTCCGGGGCGACGCGCTGCGGGCCGTCACCCGCACGGCGTGGGGGCCGGCCGAGGAGGTCCGCGACCCCCACCTCGGCATCACGCCCGGCAGCCGGTTCGAGCTCGCGGCCGGCACCGCCCTCGACGACGCCATGACGCTCGACCGGCTCGGCACCCGCCGCTCGCTCCTCGACCAGTTCGACGCGGCCCGGCGCGACGCGGACGCGTCCCGCACCGGCCGCCGGCTCGACGAGAACCGCGCGCGGGCGTTCGCGCTCATGGACTCGGCGGCCGTCCGCACCGCGCTGGACCTGGACCGCGAGCCGGAAAAGGTTCGGTCCCGCTACGGCCTGACGCTGTTCGGCCAGGGTGTGCTCCAGGCGCGGCGGCTGGTCGAGGCCGGGTGCCGGTTCGTCACCGTCATCTGGGACGAGTTCGGCCAACTCAACACCGGGTGGGACACGCACGTCGACCAGCGGAACCGGCTCCGGAACGAGTTGTTGCCGGGTTTCGACCACGCGTTCTCCGCGCTGGTCGACGACCTGACCGTGCGCGGGCTGCTCGACGACACGCTGGTGCTGGTGCTGAGCGAGATGGGCCGCACGCCGCGGCTCGACGGCGACGGCCGCGGGCACTGGGGGCGGGCGTACTGCAACCTGCTCGCGGGCGGCGGCAGCGCGCGGGGGCGAGTCATCGGCCGGACGGACCGGATCGCCTCGACGCCGGTCGATCGCCCGGTGCGGGCGAAGGACGTGCTCGCGACCGCGTACCACCTCCTCGGGATCGACCACGAGGCCACGGTGGCCGACCGCCTCGGCCGGCCGGTACCGCTGCTACCGTACGGCGACGTGATCCGCGAAGCAGTGACCTGACGTGCGGCTCGACGTGCGTCGGCGCGGTTCCGCGGGTGATCGCCGGAGGCTACCCGATTGGTCATGGGGCGCGAGGGTCGGCGCGCAGAATCCAGTTGCGATGCGTTCATTCGCAAAGCGGCACCGCAACTGGCGTCGTTCGACCGGCGGCACGCTCATGCAATCCGGGGTACCCGCCCTGCCCTGCCCCAACCGGGTGGGACTCGTGCCACGGTGCTGCTTCAACCCTGGCAACGACACCGAAACGGACTACCGGGTGTGTAGCCGGTAGGCCGCGATTACCGCGTCATTTTGCGCGATCCTGCACGAGTTTGCACGGACTTGCCGCACCCCCAGCTTCGGCCAGACATGACTCCAGCAAACTACTTCTGTTATCCATCGACGTGGTTCGGCACAGGCCTGTCGATCCGGTGGTTGCGGGTTCGAGCCCCGTCGTCCTAGTTCAACTCATGGGCCGCAAGCCGACAGGGCTGCGGCTCACTGCATTTCTGGATAGCATTAAAGAATCTACTATCTTAATGTCTAATAAGAACATTATTATTAACGAATGCCACAGGTCGGCCGCGCGACATCGGTGCCGGTATGCCGCACTTGAACAGCGCGTCCGTGAGCGTCCCGTGTGCCTCGTGCCGCGGTTAAACGACACAACCCGCCAGGGAAACCTGGCGGGTTGTGTGGGGTCAACTTGTCGGGCCGGCGGGATTTGAACCCACGACCTCTTGCACCCCAAGCAAGCGCGCTAGCCAAGCTGCGCTACGGCCCGAATCGCAAAGCACACGAACTCAGGCGTTTTCGGCTTTCGCCGATTCCACCTCGCTCACAGTTTACAGGGATCGCGATCAGATTCCAGTGTGCTTTTCCACCCATTCCATCCCGAAGCCTGACGCATTCCCTGCCACGATCCCTGACACGCGTTCAGCCCCGTCAGTTCGCGCGCGAGGCCTCGACGTACTCCAGGATCCAGCCCTTGGGGCGGGTGACCTGCACGGCCGCCTCGCGCCCGGCGGCGCCGGGTCCGTACGGTGGGAGTACGAGGGCTGGCCGCATCACGCGAGACGGAGGCCGACCGTGCGACGCTTCTACTGGCTCCTGGTGATCCTCTTCTCCGCGACCGCGACCGCGACCGCCGCCGA carries:
- a CDS encoding DUF1501 domain-containing protein yields the protein MLTLHSRRDDCRCGTIPRRAFLTAGGLCVGGFTFADLLRARAAAGEPPTRGKAVIMVYLNGGPSHLDMYDLKPDAPVEYRGEFRPVRTNVVGLDVCEHLPLHATIADKFTVVRNMRFQQEGHTGPELYTGYLRGNHPSIGSVVSRVRADAGVRAPLPPYVYLGDVNHVGGPGFLGKAHEAYTPGEKAANLGRSRAVTLDQLDDRRSLLAAFDRTRRDLDDRRGGRAGMDAFTAQALDMMTTNAARDAFDLAREPARVREKYGKGTEYLLARRLVEAGVPVVSITPQNHGVPATCNGQWDHHDHVFACLKAVLPQYDRSVHALLTDLHDRGLADDVAVVIWGEMGRTPRVGTQRGTTGGRDHWPQAGFAVVAGGGFATGQVVGATTARGERPEGRPYTPQNVLATLYRHLGIDPATTTLPDHTGRPVYLLDDPRPVTELV
- a CDS encoding sigma factor: MCVTLSAARPGPAAEEAFAAALPRVQAVARFATRRVPCPDAREELAAEAVALDWRCYVALHRRGKDPGAFVTTIARRSAQAALGGSRVCGSRSSATPSRRSPGSAAGCELSGSGTACRVGASVRERS
- a CDS encoding DUF1501 domain-containing protein, yielding MLRILGSSKRTCDGITRRDLLRAGPLSLLTGGAHTPPAAGTPSGGKAKNVILLYLFGGPSQLDTFDPKPDAPAEVRGDVKSIRTTVPGIDICEHLPRVATVMDRVTLIRSLNHPWNFHGMQYATTGLPQGTIPIEETQLHPEQWPFIGSVVSFLDHQRSGAKPRGRVPDNVVLPWLLSSKRTMPPYGRLHAAYLGGEFDPIWGEFRGDALRAVTRTAWGPAEEVRDPHLGITPGSRFELAAGTALDDAMTLDRLGTRRSLLDQFDAARRDADASRTGRRLDENRARAFALMDSAAVRTALDLDREPEKVRSRYGLTLFGQGVLQARRLVEAGCRFVTVIWDEFGQLNTGWDTHVDQRNRLRNELLPGFDHAFSALVDDLTVRGLLDDTLVLVLSEMGRTPRLDGDGRGHWGRAYCNLLAGGGSARGRVIGRTDRIASTPVDRPVRAKDVLATAYHLLGIDHEATVADRLGRPVPLLPYGDVIREAVT